CGCGCGTCCGCTCGGTCACGCTCACCAGCATGATGTTCATGATGCCGATGCCGCCGACGGCGAGGGACACGAGCGCGATCGAGACCAGGAGCAGCGTCAGCGTCTGCGTGCTCTCCTGCTGACCGGCGGCGATCTCCTGGAGGTTGCGGATGGAGAAGTCGCTGTCGGCGTTGTCGGCGGTGCGGTGGCGGTCGCGCAGCAGGGTGGTGATCTGCTTCTGGGCGCGGTCGGTGTCGGCGGCGGAGCGCGCGGCCACGAAGATCGTGCCGGAGAGGAAGTTGCCCAGGCTGGGCACGATGCGCTGCTTGAAGGTGGTGACAGGCACGAGCACGGTGTCGTCGTAGTCCTGGCCCATGCCGGACTGGCCCTTCTTGCTCAGCACGCCGACGACCTGGAACGGCACGCCCTTGATGCGCACCAGCTGGCCCACGGGGTCGCCGCCGCCGAAGAGCTGGTCGGCCACCGTGGCGCCGAGCACCGCCACCTTCGCGCCCGATTCGACGTCGGAGCTGGAGAGCCCCACGCCTTCGTCGACGCCCCAGTTGCGGACGATCGCGTAGTCGGGCGTGGTGCCCTGGATGCTGGTGCTCCAGTTGTCGTCGCCGCTCTGCACCTGGGCGGTCGTGCGCAAGACGGGCGCGGCCGCGCGCACGGTCGAGACCTCGGTCTGGATCGCCTTCAAGTCGTCGAACGTGAGCGTGGGCTGGCTGCCGAAGCCGCCGCGCGCGCCGCCCTGGTTCGACGAGCCGGGCATGACGATCAAGAGGTTCGTGCCCATCGCGGCGAAGGTCGCTTCCACGCGCGACTTGGCGCCCTCGCCGATCGCCACCATGGCGATCACCGCGCCCACGCCGATGATGATGCCGAGCGTGGTCAGGAACGAGCGCAGCTTGTTGCGGAAGAGCGCGCGCACCGCCACGCGGAAGGTCATGAAGAGGTTCATGCGACCTCCTCGGGCGGCGGCAGCGCGTTCACATCAGCCTTCTGCGGC
This genomic stretch from Deltaproteobacteria bacterium harbors:
- a CDS encoding ABC transporter permease, with translation MNLFMTFRVAVRALFRNKLRSFLTTLGIIIGVGAVIAMVAIGEGAKSRVEATFAAMGTNLLIVMPGSSNQGGARGGFGSQPTLTFDDLKAIQTEVSTVRAAAPVLRTTAQVQSGDDNWSTSIQGTTPDYAIVRNWGVDEGVGLSSSDVESGAKVAVLGATVADQLFGGGDPVGQLVRIKGVPFQVVGVLSKKGQSGMGQDYDDTVLVPVTTFKQRIVPSLGNFLSGTIFVAARSAADTDRAQKQITTLLRDRHRTADNADSDFSIRNLQEIAAGQQESTQTLTLLLVSIALVSLAVGGIGIMNIMLVSVTERTR